In Myxocyprinus asiaticus isolate MX2 ecotype Aquarium Trade chromosome 3, UBuf_Myxa_2, whole genome shotgun sequence, the following proteins share a genomic window:
- the zgc:158260 gene encoding protein FAM47E isoform X1: MSFNTGPVESSRFSWYKERLQTKYLRDLSKKQQLSGALDGRRWRFLSPGLDDFRDGYPTVHKALFTQCKCGTSPAVFGMPKHACSVKIPLKKLSKDQACYSKQNPQCQAQREFIDAVEYKLKQHPLAIYPHLESGMTPELFEQVLSVLDPDMCVNGELATTFPTKEIEHLEERRPQCEMSAPDFLRETAKPSITIKSQKGTFKETRPTNPYKWKEPRDQMANVKHLHSLSQEDDKLMITRPFCKWMTSLGGETNDLTESTILDLFKSDYEKKTFLAFPINNTDPYKTPAKLYSSVEEHHKDQSLETCFKELNKADRPNRPQTSKTWKKRVTNVPLRTPSDISESVDIEEQLSEQDKELKQIHIMQAFREFIISKGRRMPRFLSAVFSDEEQDQRFRHYKHYINT, encoded by the exons ATGTCTTTCAACACTGGACCGGTTGAAAGCAGCAGGTTCTCCTG GTATAAGGAAAGGCTACAGACCAAATATCTAAGGGATTTAAGCAAAAAACAACAGTTATCTGGGGCATTAGATGGTCGTAGATGGCGTTTTCTGTCTCCTGGACTGGATGATTTTAGAGATGGTTATCCGACTGTCCATAAAGCACTCTTCACCCAGTGTAAGTGTGGAACCTCCCCTGCAGTCTTTGGGATGCCAAAGCACGCTTGTTCAGTGAAGATACCGCTGAAGAAATTGAGTAAAGATCAAGCATGTTACTCGAAGCAGAATCCACAATGTCAAGCCCAGCGTGAGTTCATTGATGCTGTGGAGTACAAACTGAAACAACACCCTCTGGCAATCTACCCACATCTGGAGAGTGGAATGACACCAGAG TTATTTGAGCAGGTGTTGTCAGTTCTGGACCCTGATATGTGTGTGAATGGAGAATTGGCCACAACATTTCCAACAAAGGAAATAGAGCACCTGGAGGAGCGCAGACCCCAATGTGAAATGTCAGCTCCAGACTTCCTCAGAGAGACTGCAAAACCATCCATCACCATCAA GTCTCAAAAGGGGACATTTAAAGAGACCAGGCCAACAAATCCCTATAAATGGAAGGAACCTAGAGATCAGATGGCCAATGTTAAACACCTGCACTCTCTATCTCAAGAAGATGACAAGCTGATGATTACCAGGCCCTTCTGCAAATGGATGACTTCACTG GGTGGAGAGACCAATGATCTGACAGAGTCAACCATCTTGGACTTGTTTAAGAGTGACTATGAGAAGAAAACCTTCTTGGCCTTCCCTATTAACAATACGGATCCTTATAAAACTCCAGCAAAACTCTACAGCTCTGTAGAGGAGCATCATAAAGACCAGTCTCTTGAAACATGCTTCAAAGAGTTGAACAAG GCCGATAGACCAAACAGACCCCAGACTTCCAAAACATGGAAGAAGAGGGTTACAAATGTTCCTCTGAGAACCCCATCTGATATCTCAGAAAGTGTGGACATTGAAGAACAACTGAGTGAGCAG GATAAGGAGCTGAAGCAAATTCACATCATGCAGGCATTCAGGGAGTTCATTATCAGCAAGGGACGGAGAATGCCAAGG TTTCTCAGTGCTGTCTTCTCTGACGAGGAACAGGATCAGAGGTTTAGACACTACAAGCACTATATCAACACCTAA
- the zgc:158260 gene encoding protein FAM47E isoform X2 has translation MPKHACSVKIPLKKLSKDQACYSKQNPQCQAQREFIDAVEYKLKQHPLAIYPHLESGMTPELFEQVLSVLDPDMCVNGELATTFPTKEIEHLEERRPQCEMSAPDFLRETAKPSITIKSQKGTFKETRPTNPYKWKEPRDQMANVKHLHSLSQEDDKLMITRPFCKWMTSLGGETNDLTESTILDLFKSDYEKKTFLAFPINNTDPYKTPAKLYSSVEEHHKDQSLETCFKELNKADRPNRPQTSKTWKKRVTNVPLRTPSDISESVDIEEQLSEQDKELKQIHIMQAFREFIISKGRRMPRFLSAVFSDEEQDQRFRHYKHYINT, from the exons ATGCCAAAGCACGCTTGTTCAGTGAAGATACCGCTGAAGAAATTGAGTAAAGATCAAGCATGTTACTCGAAGCAGAATCCACAATGTCAAGCCCAGCGTGAGTTCATTGATGCTGTGGAGTACAAACTGAAACAACACCCTCTGGCAATCTACCCACATCTGGAGAGTGGAATGACACCAGAG TTATTTGAGCAGGTGTTGTCAGTTCTGGACCCTGATATGTGTGTGAATGGAGAATTGGCCACAACATTTCCAACAAAGGAAATAGAGCACCTGGAGGAGCGCAGACCCCAATGTGAAATGTCAGCTCCAGACTTCCTCAGAGAGACTGCAAAACCATCCATCACCATCAA GTCTCAAAAGGGGACATTTAAAGAGACCAGGCCAACAAATCCCTATAAATGGAAGGAACCTAGAGATCAGATGGCCAATGTTAAACACCTGCACTCTCTATCTCAAGAAGATGACAAGCTGATGATTACCAGGCCCTTCTGCAAATGGATGACTTCACTG GGTGGAGAGACCAATGATCTGACAGAGTCAACCATCTTGGACTTGTTTAAGAGTGACTATGAGAAGAAAACCTTCTTGGCCTTCCCTATTAACAATACGGATCCTTATAAAACTCCAGCAAAACTCTACAGCTCTGTAGAGGAGCATCATAAAGACCAGTCTCTTGAAACATGCTTCAAAGAGTTGAACAAG GCCGATAGACCAAACAGACCCCAGACTTCCAAAACATGGAAGAAGAGGGTTACAAATGTTCCTCTGAGAACCCCATCTGATATCTCAGAAAGTGTGGACATTGAAGAACAACTGAGTGAGCAG GATAAGGAGCTGAAGCAAATTCACATCATGCAGGCATTCAGGGAGTTCATTATCAGCAAGGGACGGAGAATGCCAAGG TTTCTCAGTGCTGTCTTCTCTGACGAGGAACAGGATCAGAGGTTTAGACACTACAAGCACTATATCAACACCTAA